Genomic window (Arachis hypogaea cultivar Tifrunner chromosome 13, arahy.Tifrunner.gnm2.J5K5, whole genome shotgun sequence):
tgtaaacggccTCTTTGTAGACAAGATACATGACaaagcacaatggcgtcgtttgattcatgtaaccgaccccacttagtgggacaaggctttgttgttgttgttgtagtatatatatatatatatatatatatatatatatatatatatatatatatatatatatatatatatatatatatattaaccctGTTTTTGGCCGAAATTAAATATATGTACTACctattgatttcaatatatatatatattgctaccTAAATTATAAATAACAGCAAGCTCTTTTTGGCCGAATGAAAAGAGGCAATGAATACCGACAAGCCTTGTAATGTAAAGCCAAATGCATGGAGATAATAACTTAATCCAATAATAGAGTTTGAACAACAGAACTAATGGTTTCCTACGTGATGCCCAACCGGCAGGAGCTTCAAACTGGGAGGGGCTAATCTGctcattcatttttattttgtatttcaaaagGAAGTGTCAAATGTCTAGTTGAAACCAAATATATAGGACAATTACACTACATAAGAAGAAGTAACTCTTTGTCACAGCAGCTACAAACTATTCCAAAACCCCGCTTGTAACCATCCAATAGTCGCTGCCAACACAAGAAAAGCACATTCAGAagaacaataatttataaaaataggaaaataaagacGAGTCACTATCAATGCAACCTTTCCGTGAACATAGTATGCTACTTCTGTTCCATCTGGCAACACATCTGCTTCAAAGATCAACTTATGCAAGCGTAGATCCCTTTCAAAATTCACGTATAAGAGAGAAAAATACATgttgaaacaaataaaaataatatttaattcatACACAAAAATTGCACTTTCCAACAGAACACAAATGCTTACTTCTTAGTTACTTTTCCATCACTCTTATCACGAGATGTGCTGTGCTTCATTCCATTGTTTATTGACTTTGAACCACAATGGGTTCCTGGGATCTGCAATGGTAAAAAAGTTCATGTTATATAATCATATGACTACATTGAGGCAAAGAAATTCCAATCAGTTTTGTAATACGTCTGTAGGAGTGACATGCAAATACATTTATACAAATGATACTCAAATAAATCACCAATGTATGAATGCCTGAAACCAAACTTGTCATCCGGCTAGTATACAGAAAAGAAATGCTCGGTAAATTCTGACGATGGCCTTACCTATATTACATATAACAATGACTTAAAAAAAATGCCTTGCTATCCAACAAATGTCATGCTTTTCTTTCTTGAATTGTTATAGTATTCCATGATATACTAATTATGATCATCAAGCAAACAACTAGTACCTGGATTGAACTGCAAGTGAAACATTGCAATTGCTGGTGTCGGTTGTTTGAGTGGGGAGGTTAGGAGGGCATTCCTTCGACTCCATGCATGAATTGCAGAATAGTCTCGACACAACATTGGCATCTTCAAATGTACAATGATAAAATAGTGTTACTTGTTAGCCTGACTGGAATAAGCTTGCAAGCACGTCAACAAAGTACAGGAAATCAAACAAGTGAATCTCAAACCTCTGCAGTTAAAACAAAAGGTAGATTTCTTTATGGTGAAGCCTCCTCCAATGACTTTTTGGACAACTTCCAAGGTTTCTAATGGTACATCCAAACATGCATTCATGACATCACGAAGAGTACTCCCATTCTCATGGTATATATACTCGGGGGGGCACTTGTTTAAACGACTAGCATGAAGCTTAAACAAGGTGGGCGTCACAACCTAGTTCCACAAAAAACAAAGGAACTGACGCACAATATTTTAGACCATACAGTAACATAAAGTGTATCTTCATTTTACTTGCCTCAACACCATGGCAATCTTCACAATTGCACACAATCCCATCACCATTAATCACTCCCCGAAGCCCTGCTTATCCAGCCTTGCTTGCCTGCAAATTTCTCAAATTCAGACACTCGCATTTTCAACAGCAATACTCATATCTCAAAAGAGAGCCTATGCGATAAGAAGGAAAATCAGCCAACACCTTCACACTGTGAGCATAATTCACTGCCACACCCTCAAGAATCCCTGTGGCTAGAAGCTCCTTCAGACTTGTTGGGCACCTCTTAGTACTAGCCTTGCACACAGCAACCAATGCACCATCTTCAATTTCCTGCTTGACATCACCACCAACTTCAACAGTTTCGGCATTGTTATTTACCTTATCATTCCCAACCTTTGCACCACTAACATCATCTTCCAACTTTCTCTTTAGTAGAGACCTAGTAAACCTCCTAAATGGCTTCTCCATAGAAACAACAGAACACTTCAAACTACCACCATCACCTGTAATTGAAACCGGTGTTGCCCCACCAACAACACCATCTTCCTTAGAACAACATACCTCACCACCCTCCTTCACCTCGCCTTCACAACCAACCTTCTCCGTTTCAGAATAGAACATTGTTTCTAACTTCTAAGCTTTTGTAACTTTCTCATCATACAACATCCAAATCTATAAATATTTTGTTGGTATTAACAtccaaatttgtatttttttttttggggtacTAATACGGGGCTTCAAGCCCGGAGAAGAAAAACTTAGATATAAACCATACAGGATAAGGTAGTCCATTTTTCATCATCATTCAAAATGCTATAATTTCGGGCGGGAAGGTAAGTCCCAAAACACAAAATCATTCTCTAACAGCAAGCTCTTTTTGGCCGAAAATCAAATTAAGCCTGTTCTTTTGAGAGGTGAACAATCCTGTTTTTCGTTTTTCGTTTTGATATAGTTATCTTACGGAAATAATGCACTTTATTATATAGTATATAATATTGTGAGTAAATTTGAATCCACACAGCAGCAATACATAATAACTCTGTATTGTTATATGGCACGGGATTCGGTGGTCCAGGAACCTTTGGACCACTTAGTGGTCCAGGAACCTTTGGACCACTTAGTGGTCcaagtagaaaacatgtttttggagttttttttatcaattactacgtagtccttgaactaattttaattacaaattaaccccatatattttatttaattataaaaataattttttattttataaattattattttatcaattatctattatatttattaacaatcaaatacaaaaataacaaccaattatatcctccattcatcctaataatttcaattgattaaaaaattaactttgatctcGTTACGTTCGTCCATGGCTTTAATTTCATCATGTAGTATCACGGATTTAATTAATACTAGTAGAAATACATTTTCTTCGTCCAAACTAGACCAAACTACAGGATCAATGATTTAAGTTAAGTGATAAAAATTGTTCTTATGTTAATACATTGATATTGGTGCAAGAAGATAATAAGATCCTGATCATGgtgattgaaaaaaaatgatataaCCTCTTCATTCTAATAGATAATtgatataatagataattgataaaataataatttataaaataaaaaattatttttataattaaataaaatatatggggttgatttgtaattaaaattagttcaaggaCTACGTAGCAATTGGtaaaaaaactccaaaaacatgttttctacttgACCATTAAGTGGTCCAAAGGTTCCTGGACCACAGAATCATGAGCCTTGTTATATGATGATAATCcagaactaaaaataataaactagCTAGAGAAAATAGTTTGGATGTAATTGATCTAGGACTCTACGGTATGAAACAAATGGAAAGCTATTTCAGGAATGAATTCACACTATTGCTGTTGGTCCTTATGTAGGAGGCTTCTCCTTTGGAGTGTTCTTCTTGGGGCTTCCTCATCAAATAGGCCGAGGTGAATAAGTTCTGATCGTAGTTTCTGCACATTTAATGCAAGGTCTGCTTCTCGACCAGGAGGGTAGAGAATTTCATCTTTCCCTTTCTCAGAAATCTCATCAAGATTAGGTTACATGTTAGGGCTAATCAATTAACAGCACCGTAatcaaattgaaagaaaaactatTCATCGTATAAGCTTACCTTATTTGGTTCAAAGAGTCCTCGTTGTTGTTTCTGCGCTGGTTTTCGACGACGGCGAAAGTAGCTGATGGCGGGCCCCTTTCTTTCTGCTCTCTCATAAAGTAGGCGTatctcctctttctctttctcagaAATCTCAGACTCCACCGTTGCCATCTTCAATTCACACACCACCATAATcgaattgaaacaaaaaaaattattcatcgTAGAAGCTTACCTTATTAATCATGTGGGAGTCCGGGTCGTCATCAGTATTCACGAGAGGCAGCGCCTTGTCTTCCTCCgatgccattttgatgagagtaAAGctaggtttcttttttttttttttttttaattatagtagAGCTAGGTTAACAATGGATTTTTGGGCTCGTATCCTATCAACGTCTTTCTACTCTTTATTACTCTCTTATAGTTATACTGGAGGCTCGAAAAAACTTAGTCTCCGACAGCGAGCCGTCCACAAGGCGCCACCACCGCTCAGAATTCTGGTTCCCACGCCGGTGCAGCAATGAAGAAGATGCTTCAGAACGTGTAAAATTCAGCCGTTTCTCTAGTGCAACTGAGTGGGTACCGGGTCGTTTTGAGGACAGGGCTCTTTGTTTTGGCCTGGGCTGGTCCGATGACCCAGATctctgtccaaaaaaaaaaaattttcagaagatgtaatttttatctttaaaaagatattttctataatataaaaaaatatttcacaaatAAGATTATTTAAAATTGCTCAACCAGCCTAAAACATGAAACCATATATAGTAGTTAGAACTCTAATAAAATCGGtaaaattattgatttattggtTCATTATTTCAATTGATGAATCACTAATTAAActtattgatttgattttatcgtaaataaaaaatataaaataataaaaaaaattttgaataatcaaatctcaacaaattataattcaattattattaaataattatataaaattttattttttcataatacaaattttttaattttatgtttatattaaagtaattatttttaattttaataactaactaattagtttatattatcatattattatatactatatttatttattaaaaaaaataatattaataaatatcatataatcataaaaagaataattatattttacttgataaaaatatttgatattttttaattaagtggattttaaTTTAGACAAAAAACTAACTCAAAATATGAGAATTGTCTCACatttataaaaattatcaaatttttacttttatacaaaataaaacttaataattttaatttatatttttagaatatatattaattagattCTTTAAGCCATATATTAATCGAAAAATCTCCTAAATTGTTAATTTCTTTCTTAAGgtttaaaaaaaaaggttaaatatCTCTTGCTAAACCATCACATATGTTCTTACGAACTTTGACAATAAATCCCCTCACAAACAATGTTAGAAAGCAGCAAGCCAGCAATAATACTGAACTACATATATAGCTCATTATATATGTTTGTTTCAATATCTACGTATTAATTATTACGAGAAATATGATTAACTTAGTTTGAAAAATGTGTGTACACTATGTTgtttccatttctaatatttGAACACGAGATACAATAAAAATGAAACAAACTTACGTATCACTTGATCAACTTAATTAATACTGGTTTCGCTTTGCAACAGGTTTCTTCAAACATATTCCACAAAATGGGAAAAAtctctttttttgaaaaatagaatctTGTAGATTTCTACATAATACATGCATGATTGGCCTCAATTAACTAGCAATATAATTaaagaaaagtatagggtaccaacatattatctgtcaacttctgccaactcttatttataattgtgtttcatggaaatgtgttcgtggatgtgtctaataattaatatattttaaatacatatataaagagacacatttagaaaatatatctataaagacacttctattaaacacagttataaaaaagatatttttattagacacatccacgaacacacttccatgaaacacaattataaataagaattggCAGAAGTTGGtagatatgctgttggtaacgtagcggaaccgtataattaatatataagattTGGTGACATGATGATCATAATTGTAGGAATATTCCCCACAACATGAAAGAGTTGCATCTAAGTTAAGCTGGGAAGCTGAGCAAGTAGGATCATACACCTCAAATTGTGAAATCTCAAGGTGATTAAttagatgacgatgatgatgcaAGAAGTGGTAGACAGTGTTGTTAGTGTAATTAATTAATGGCTTAAAGCTAAGTGAAActattaattgttgttgttgttgttatgacAAATTTTCCCTCAAGCCTGGATTCTAtcctttaatttgtattttttttgtttggttatTAGTGTAAGTGTTACAAAACTGACTGTAATCTTAATTAGTTGTCAACTCATAACTCTTAATACTCTGTTCAATTtgaattctgttttttttttttttttttttcagtttctaTTTTGGACCCCTCAATTTTAGTTTGcaatccattattattattgctatctATCCATTTTAAAACTCAACCTAAATGATAAATACAAATGTTTATGTACTACCTATTGATTTCAAGGGGCTATGATAGTAAACAATATATACGAGTTTTGCTACCATGTAGATTTCAAATTTCATGTACAGGTGTAGAGGTCTAACAATGTACATGCGATACGAATTTTGAAAAGTATGTGTGTTACAATGGCAAAATAAGATTGATGAAGAAATggagaaagaaaaacacaaacttttttttcttttttcatttttcattataAAAATCAATACAACCACTTCTTTTTTCATCCCACTATCCCAGTGAGATTATAACAAAAGGTAACAAAGTTTCATCACCTTTGAAAACACCAAAATCTTCACATAAAAAGCTATGGTTTATCAAAATTCAGAAGACCCATAGTTTTTTCCTTCTTCAAAACTTTCTTCATGATTACTGAGTGGAAGTCTCCTTCTCTTGGTTATGGTTGCAGAAGCTACCACAGAGCTTCCTGTGATGGCAACTAGCCATGATAGGAGAGGTGAAGGACTAGGAAAATGTACAAGCTTGTATCTTAtagttttttcaaaaactttgaaTTTGATTATATCATGTGATGGTTATTAGGGACTAAGAGGAGGGAGTTAAATCTTAGCCTCCTTTTTTAGAATattatctttttttgttttttttttaaaattaagagatatttttatttttgtctcgtatgAAGTTGAGAGACACTTTATTTTTGTCTCCTGtataacagaaacagaaatgaagTAGAGAAGAAGGAGTAACACCCAGATGTATTACTTAGTGCAATGTAACTTACATCCAGTTTCcatcacaataataataaaattttactaaCTTTTTCAacagattacatacaccaatatttTTCCTAAAATCTATCCAATCCTATCTGAAACAAATCCAAATTCTAACCCAATTTAAATTTGACTAGGACTCAACCAGTCAACCTAACTTTCAACAACAAAGTGCTAATCCAACTTGGAAAAGAATCTCCACAGGATCATGACACAAAACAGAAAGATGTACAAAAAAAATTTGAGACATTTTATAACTTTTTCTCCTATTTTAACTCACTGTCTTTTACTTCTTATTGGTTTTTTCTTACAAACttcaccatgtttgcctttttcaatgagactcaaacagattaaattgagaaaaataaatacaacatgaaaaccatgaaggagaaAAACTCAACCAGCTTAGGTTGCTATGAGAACCGAACCATGTGCTCTATTCTACTCTCTTACCTTCAACTATTGGCCATTCACCTTTATTATAAAAGAGGGAAGCTAGTTCAAGATCCATACTGTCTTTTTCTCCTTCACAGAACTTGCAACGGCTTCGTGAGAAATCTGAATCTATTACATGAACTTACCAATTTTCTCTCATTCTTTACCTTGCTTTGGTTCCAAGTTTTATTTCTGAACGTTGATGAACTCCTGACCATAGTTAACTTCGTTTTCTTCATTGTTGTTTGTTCTGTTCTTGGTGCTCGGCAGATTTCTCCTTGGTTCCTTGGTGAagcacaaaagaaaaagaaactttaTGATATATTCTGACCGTAGAATGACTAGCTTCTTGGTTATAGTCATTTATTCTTACTTGGATTTAGAAACAAGTTTTTTGTTCTTCAAATTATCATAGCTActgcactttctttttctttatttccttcttGTTGGAAGAAGACGTGACCAAATTGAAagatagagaagagagaagagaggactTTTGATTTTCATTGGAAGTTAGGtaggattaaagtgaattaaatttgggATTCAAGTTTTTTGAGGTATGGAAATAGGTAACTGTACGAGACTTGAAAGATTTTGGgctctttctttatttctttatatttGATTCATGGACTTGTGACTGGACTTGGCTTAATCACGATGGACCACAGTGTGTAGACTTTAATTATTTGTTCTTTGGACCAAAATGGTTAATCCAACAATTATAATGTTTGTTCATCGTATGGattgatttttcaaattcaacATTATGCAAATATATCTTCCTGCAAATAAACTTattctatatataataaatttgtatcaacttttatataataaaaatagataaatagacaTTTGcttcaaattataattaaatttgcttcaaatcataattcaaaattcaaatatgatCAAATACTAAGACCTAAACCAAAATTCAAACTCATagtaatcaaaatacataaaaaattaaagattataaCCATTCAAATAAACTAACTCCAAATaaaccattaaaaaaaattctaaaccaaGTAGGTggtaataaatacaaattttcgacttaattttaaaattatttaaaataaaatactctaACAATTTATATACACTAGAGTACCTAAATAATACATAAAGAGTACCtaattaacaaaatcaaatacatattaaatttaaataattatatattataattcttataatattatttaatatataatcttAAATAAGTAAAATTCTTAATATCAAATTTTGGTTTGTTGCAAATGTCACCGTGATTTTAGGTGCACATCAACTTTTTCACATGGGGCAGagtatgatatgcctagcattcACTGAGAAAACTAAAGAAGATGGCATAAAGAAGATGGCATTTTAGTCTCTGGTAATTTCCAAATGACAAATTACGAAGTCGGATGTTGTCAGAAGAATTTTCTTTTAAGCCTAAAAAATGATCAGTCTAATGTTAGTAGATCAGTTACTGATCAGTttgacaaataattttttaatgtgtTAAAATAACTACTGAACTACCACACAAGTACTTTAGCATAGaaagattataaatattaattttttaaaatatatgaatGACCTCCTTTATTATCATGCATATATATAACCATTTATATATACTAGAGTACTTCAAGAGTACTTATTAAAAAgtacttaattaataaaataaaatatatattaaatttaaataattatatattctaacttttataatattatttaatatgtaactttaaataaataaaatttttaatatcaaatttcGACTGGTTTCAAATGTCAATGTGATTTTAGGTGCAAATTAACTTTTTCACATGTCACATACTATGATAAAAAAGATGGCACTTCATACTTTGAAAATTTCCAAATGACAAAATTGGCGTAGATTTATATAAGTTTTTCCAATGTAAAAAGATTGTTAAAAATAGCAATTATATATGGTAATTACTTCAtaataaatttagtaaaaatctAGGGAGttagcaattttattaaattttggtcaGCATGTATGTAATCAACAGAGAAAGGTGaatattagatgaaatctcacatcaatctcacaccattaaatcattattgatggctatttgatagctaccaatcacaaaagttgctgatcCCTCGCATtgctcataaatttattattgctCCATAGCAGAATTATAGATGTGATATATTTTTCTAGACTTCAAATCAAAGTTAAGCAGAAAAAATAAGCTAAAAATTTACGTATGATTTACCACCATAGTGAAGCTTGAAATTTTTACCACTAAC
Coding sequences:
- the LOC112736491 gene encoding uncharacterized protein; translation: MFYSETEKVGCEGEVKEGGEVCCSKEDGVVGGATPVSITGDGGSLKCSVVSMEKPFRRFTRSLLKRKLEDDVSGAKVGNDKVNNNAETVEVGGDVKQEIEDGALVAVCKASTKRCPTSLKELLATGILEGVAVNYAHSVKASKAG
- the LOC112736487 gene encoding uncharacterized protein, producing MASEEDKALPLVNTDDDPDSHMINKMATVESEISEKEKEEIRLLYERAERKGPAISYFRRRRKPAQKQQRGLFEPNKISEKGKDEILYPPGREADLALNVQKLRSELIHLGLFDEEAPRRTLQRRSLLHKDQQQ